One genomic region from Accipiter gentilis chromosome Z, bAccGen1.1, whole genome shotgun sequence encodes:
- the ZNF131 gene encoding zinc finger protein 131 isoform X2, with translation MEAEEMVECIQEFPEHYKVILDRLNEQREQDQFTDITLIVDGHHFKAHKAVLAACSQFFYKFFQDFTQEPLVEIEGVSNMAFRHLIEFTYTAKLMVQGEEEANDVWKAAEYLQMLEAIKALEIRNKENSSLLESSQAQGKNKPKKRKIAETSNVITETLPSAESDPVEIEVEIAEDTIEVEDDSIETLEEVASAEQSIKYIQTTGTSDESALALLADITSKYRQGERKCQIQEEGDSATDPSCKQVEGIEIVELQLSHVNNLFHCEKCNRSFKLFYHFKEHMKTHSTESYKCDICNKRYLRESALKQHLTCYHLDEGGASKKQRPGKKIHICQYCDKQFDHFGHFKEHLRKHTGEKPFECPNCHERFARNSTLKCHLTACQSGAGAKKGRKKLYECQVCNSVFNSWDQFKDHLVIHTGDKPNHCTLCDLWFMQGSELRRHLKEMHNISERIVTEEVLPVEAVKAEPVTSMTIIEQVEQVHVLPVIQVQVDPAQVTVEQMHQDLIQDNQGKGTQLDELQEQVQISYLEVEHIQTEQGAEVHVEQLHVEHVNQIQMEEVQAELIDGTDLEQVEYETIDQGEAEEKKPNQVDDADKEDHEQAEDLKTQQLVGTQNEKMDD, from the exons ATGGAAGCTGAAGAAATGGTAGAATGTATCCAGGAATTCCCTGAACACTATAAAGTTATTTTGGATAGACTGAATGAACAACGTGAGCAGGACCAGTTTACGGATATCACTCTGATTGTCGATG GTCACCATTTCAAAGCTCATAAGGCTGTTCTTGCTGCCTGTAGCCAGTTCTTCTACAAATTCTTCCAAGATTTCACTCAGGAGCCCTTGGTGGAGATAGAAG GTGTAAGTAACATGGCATTTCGTCATCTAATTGAGTTCACCTATACAGCAAAACTAATGGTCCAAGGTGAGGAAGAAGCAAATGATGTTTGGAAAGCAGCTGAGTATCTACAGATGTTAGAAGCGATCAAAGCACTTGAAATCAG GAATAAAGAAAATTCATCACTGTTAGAATCAAGTCAAGCACAaggtaaaaataaaccaaaaaagagGAAGATAGCTGAAACTTCTAATGTTATCACAGAAACACTGCCATCTGCAGAATCAGATCCTGTTGAAATTGAGGTTGAGATTGCTGAAGATACGATTGAAGTGGAAGATGACAGCATCGAAACACTGGAAGAAGTAGCTTCTGCAGAGCAATCCATAAAGTACATACAGACAACGGGTACATCAGATGAATCTGCTTTGGCTCTTTTGGCAGATATCACCAGCAAATATCGTCAGGGAGAGAGAAAATGCCAGATCCAAGAAGAAGGTGATAGTGCAACTGATCCTTCATGCAAACAGGTAGAAGGTATTGAAATTGTggaacttcagctgtcacacgtGAACAATCTATTCCACTGTGAGAAATGTAACCGttcatttaaattgttttacCATTTTAAGGAACACATGAAAACACACTCTACTGAGAGTTACAAGTGTGACATATGCAATAAAAGGTACCTACGAGAGAGTGCTTTGAAACAGCACCTCACCTGTTACCACCTTGATGAAGGTGGTGCCAGCAAGAAGCAAAGACCtggcaaaaaaatacatatatgccAGTACTGTGATAAGCAGTTTGACCATTTTGGGCATTTTAAAGAGCACCTCCGGAAGCACACAG GTGAAAAACCATTTGAATGTCCAAACTGCCATGAACGTTTTGCTAGGAATAGCACGCTCAAATGTCACCTGACAGCCTGTCAGTCTGGAGCTGGAgctaaaaagggaagaaagaagctgTACGAATGTCAG GTTTGTAACAGTGTGTTTAACAGCTGGGATCAATTCAAAGATCACTTGGTAATACACACCGGTGACAAACCCAACCACTGTACCTTATGTGATTTGTGGTTTATGCAAGGCAGTGAGCTGAGAAGGCATCTCAAAGAAATGCACAATATTTCAGAACGAATAGTGACAGAAGAGGTTCTTCCAGTGGAAGCTGTGAAAGCTGAACCAGTAACATCAATGACTATAATAGAACAAGTGGAGCAAGTCCACGTCCTACCAGTAATTCAGGTACAAGTGGATCCTGCACAGGTAACTGTGGAACAGATGCACCAGGATCTCATACAGGACAATCAGGGGAAAGGCACACAGCTAGATGAACTGCAAGAACAGGTGCAAATTAGTTACTTGGAAGTTGAACACATTCAAACTGAACAAGGTGCTGAAGTTCATGTGGAGCAGTTACATGTTGAGCATGTAAATCAAATACAGATGGAAGAAGTACAGGCAGAACTTATAGATGGAACAGACCTTGAACAAGTAGAATATGAAACTATTGAtcaaggagaagcagaagaaaagaaacctaaTCAAGTAGATGATGCAGATAAGGAAGATCATGAACAAGCTGAAGACTTAAAAACTCAACAGTTAGTGGGCACACAGAATGAAAAGATGGATGACTAG
- the ZNF131 gene encoding zinc finger protein 131 isoform X3 produces MLPLKCLDSLPRFFCISSRLTFASCPQTQSSAKFLQTSPLTMEAEEMVECIQEFPEHYKVILDRLNEQREQDQFTDITLIVDGHHFKAHKAVLAACSQFFYKFFQDFTQEPLVEIEGVSNMAFRHLIEFTYTAKLMVQGEEEANDVWKAAEYLQMLEAIKALEIRNKENSSLLESSQAQGKNKPKKRKIAETSNVITETLPSAESDPVEIEVEIAEDTIEVEDDSIETLEEVASAEQSIKYIQTTGTSDESALALLADITSKYRQGERKCQIQEEGDSATDPSCKQVEGIEIVELQLSHVNNLFHCEKCNRSFKLFYHFKEHMKTHSTESYKCDICNKRYLRESALKQHLTCYHLDEGGASKKQRPGKKIHICQYCDKQFDHFGHFKEHLRKHTGEKPFECPNCHERFARNSTLKCHLTACQSGAGAKKGRKKLYECQVCNSVFNSWDQFKDHLVIHTGDKPNHCTLCDLWFMQGSELRRHLKEMHNISERIVTEEVLPVEAVKAEPVTSMTIIEQVEQVHVLPVIQVQVDPAQVTVEQMHQDLIQDNQGKGTQLDELQEQVQISYLEVEHIQTEQGAEVHVEQLHVEHVNQIQMEEVQAELIDGTDLEQVEYETIDQGEAEEKKPNQVDDADKEDHEQAEDLKTQQLVGTQNEKMDD; encoded by the exons ATGCTTCCACTGAAGTGCTTGGACTCTCTCCCGAGGTTCTTTTGCATAAGTAGCAGGCTGACATTTGCCTCTTGTCCACAGACACAGAGTTCTGCTAAATTTCTTCAG ACTAGTCCTCTCACCATGGAAGCTGAAGAAATGGTAGAATGTATCCAGGAATTCCCTGAACACTATAAAGTTATTTTGGATAGACTGAATGAACAACGTGAGCAGGACCAGTTTACGGATATCACTCTGATTGTCGATG GTCACCATTTCAAAGCTCATAAGGCTGTTCTTGCTGCCTGTAGCCAGTTCTTCTACAAATTCTTCCAAGATTTCACTCAGGAGCCCTTGGTGGAGATAGAAG GTGTAAGTAACATGGCATTTCGTCATCTAATTGAGTTCACCTATACAGCAAAACTAATGGTCCAAGGTGAGGAAGAAGCAAATGATGTTTGGAAAGCAGCTGAGTATCTACAGATGTTAGAAGCGATCAAAGCACTTGAAATCAG GAATAAAGAAAATTCATCACTGTTAGAATCAAGTCAAGCACAaggtaaaaataaaccaaaaaagagGAAGATAGCTGAAACTTCTAATGTTATCACAGAAACACTGCCATCTGCAGAATCAGATCCTGTTGAAATTGAGGTTGAGATTGCTGAAGATACGATTGAAGTGGAAGATGACAGCATCGAAACACTGGAAGAAGTAGCTTCTGCAGAGCAATCCATAAAGTACATACAGACAACGGGTACATCAGATGAATCTGCTTTGGCTCTTTTGGCAGATATCACCAGCAAATATCGTCAGGGAGAGAGAAAATGCCAGATCCAAGAAGAAGGTGATAGTGCAACTGATCCTTCATGCAAACAGGTAGAAGGTATTGAAATTGTggaacttcagctgtcacacgtGAACAATCTATTCCACTGTGAGAAATGTAACCGttcatttaaattgttttacCATTTTAAGGAACACATGAAAACACACTCTACTGAGAGTTACAAGTGTGACATATGCAATAAAAGGTACCTACGAGAGAGTGCTTTGAAACAGCACCTCACCTGTTACCACCTTGATGAAGGTGGTGCCAGCAAGAAGCAAAGACCtggcaaaaaaatacatatatgccAGTACTGTGATAAGCAGTTTGACCATTTTGGGCATTTTAAAGAGCACCTCCGGAAGCACACAG GTGAAAAACCATTTGAATGTCCAAACTGCCATGAACGTTTTGCTAGGAATAGCACGCTCAAATGTCACCTGACAGCCTGTCAGTCTGGAGCTGGAgctaaaaagggaagaaagaagctgTACGAATGTCAG GTTTGTAACAGTGTGTTTAACAGCTGGGATCAATTCAAAGATCACTTGGTAATACACACCGGTGACAAACCCAACCACTGTACCTTATGTGATTTGTGGTTTATGCAAGGCAGTGAGCTGAGAAGGCATCTCAAAGAAATGCACAATATTTCAGAACGAATAGTGACAGAAGAGGTTCTTCCAGTGGAAGCTGTGAAAGCTGAACCAGTAACATCAATGACTATAATAGAACAAGTGGAGCAAGTCCACGTCCTACCAGTAATTCAGGTACAAGTGGATCCTGCACAGGTAACTGTGGAACAGATGCACCAGGATCTCATACAGGACAATCAGGGGAAAGGCACACAGCTAGATGAACTGCAAGAACAGGTGCAAATTAGTTACTTGGAAGTTGAACACATTCAAACTGAACAAGGTGCTGAAGTTCATGTGGAGCAGTTACATGTTGAGCATGTAAATCAAATACAGATGGAAGAAGTACAGGCAGAACTTATAGATGGAACAGACCTTGAACAAGTAGAATATGAAACTATTGAtcaaggagaagcagaagaaaagaaacctaaTCAAGTAGATGATGCAGATAAGGAAGATCATGAACAAGCTGAAGACTTAAAAACTCAACAGTTAGTGGGCACACAGAATGAAAAGATGGATGACTAG
- the ZNF131 gene encoding zinc finger protein 131 isoform X1: MLPLKCLDSLPRFFCISSRLTFASCPQTQSSAKFLQTSPLTMEAEEMVECIQEFPEHYKVILDRLNEQREQDQFTDITLIVDGHHFKAHKAVLAACSQFFYKFFQDFTQEPLVEIEGVSNMAFRHLIEFTYTAKLMVQGEEEANDVWKAAEYLQMLEAIKALEIRNKENSSLLESSQAQGKNKPKKRKIAETSNVITETLPSAESDPVEIEVEIAEDTIEVEDDSIETLEEVASAEQSIKYIQTTGTSDESALALLADITSKYRQGERKCQIQEEGDSATDPSCKQEHMKTHSTESYKCDICNKRYLRESALKQHLTCYHLDEGGASKKQRPGKKIHICQYCDKQFDHFGHFKEHLRKHTGEKPFECPNCHERFARNSTLKCHLTACQSGAGAKKGRKKLYECQVCNSVFNSWDQFKDHLVIHTGDKPNHCTLCDLWFMQGSELRRHLKEMHNISERIVTEEVLPVEAVKAEPVTSMTIIEQVEQVHVLPVIQVQVDPAQVTVEQMHQDLIQDNQGKGTQLDELQEQVQISYLEVEHIQTEQGAEVHVEQLHVEHVNQIQMEEVQAELIDGTDLEQVEYETIDQGEAEEKKPNQVDDADKEDHEQAEDLKTQQLVGTQNEKMDD; this comes from the exons ATGCTTCCACTGAAGTGCTTGGACTCTCTCCCGAGGTTCTTTTGCATAAGTAGCAGGCTGACATTTGCCTCTTGTCCACAGACACAGAGTTCTGCTAAATTTCTTCAG ACTAGTCCTCTCACCATGGAAGCTGAAGAAATGGTAGAATGTATCCAGGAATTCCCTGAACACTATAAAGTTATTTTGGATAGACTGAATGAACAACGTGAGCAGGACCAGTTTACGGATATCACTCTGATTGTCGATG GTCACCATTTCAAAGCTCATAAGGCTGTTCTTGCTGCCTGTAGCCAGTTCTTCTACAAATTCTTCCAAGATTTCACTCAGGAGCCCTTGGTGGAGATAGAAG GTGTAAGTAACATGGCATTTCGTCATCTAATTGAGTTCACCTATACAGCAAAACTAATGGTCCAAGGTGAGGAAGAAGCAAATGATGTTTGGAAAGCAGCTGAGTATCTACAGATGTTAGAAGCGATCAAAGCACTTGAAATCAG GAATAAAGAAAATTCATCACTGTTAGAATCAAGTCAAGCACAaggtaaaaataaaccaaaaaagagGAAGATAGCTGAAACTTCTAATGTTATCACAGAAACACTGCCATCTGCAGAATCAGATCCTGTTGAAATTGAGGTTGAGATTGCTGAAGATACGATTGAAGTGGAAGATGACAGCATCGAAACACTGGAAGAAGTAGCTTCTGCAGAGCAATCCATAAAGTACATACAGACAACGGGTACATCAGATGAATCTGCTTTGGCTCTTTTGGCAGATATCACCAGCAAATATCGTCAGGGAGAGAGAAAATGCCAGATCCAAGAAGAAGGTGATAGTGCAACTGATCCTTCATGCAAACAG GAACACATGAAAACACACTCTACTGAGAGTTACAAGTGTGACATATGCAATAAAAGGTACCTACGAGAGAGTGCTTTGAAACAGCACCTCACCTGTTACCACCTTGATGAAGGTGGTGCCAGCAAGAAGCAAAGACCtggcaaaaaaatacatatatgccAGTACTGTGATAAGCAGTTTGACCATTTTGGGCATTTTAAAGAGCACCTCCGGAAGCACACAG GTGAAAAACCATTTGAATGTCCAAACTGCCATGAACGTTTTGCTAGGAATAGCACGCTCAAATGTCACCTGACAGCCTGTCAGTCTGGAGCTGGAgctaaaaagggaagaaagaagctgTACGAATGTCAG GTTTGTAACAGTGTGTTTAACAGCTGGGATCAATTCAAAGATCACTTGGTAATACACACCGGTGACAAACCCAACCACTGTACCTTATGTGATTTGTGGTTTATGCAAGGCAGTGAGCTGAGAAGGCATCTCAAAGAAATGCACAATATTTCAGAACGAATAGTGACAGAAGAGGTTCTTCCAGTGGAAGCTGTGAAAGCTGAACCAGTAACATCAATGACTATAATAGAACAAGTGGAGCAAGTCCACGTCCTACCAGTAATTCAGGTACAAGTGGATCCTGCACAGGTAACTGTGGAACAGATGCACCAGGATCTCATACAGGACAATCAGGGGAAAGGCACACAGCTAGATGAACTGCAAGAACAGGTGCAAATTAGTTACTTGGAAGTTGAACACATTCAAACTGAACAAGGTGCTGAAGTTCATGTGGAGCAGTTACATGTTGAGCATGTAAATCAAATACAGATGGAAGAAGTACAGGCAGAACTTATAGATGGAACAGACCTTGAACAAGTAGAATATGAAACTATTGAtcaaggagaagcagaagaaaagaaacctaaTCAAGTAGATGATGCAGATAAGGAAGATCATGAACAAGCTGAAGACTTAAAAACTCAACAGTTAGTGGGCACACAGAATGAAAAGATGGATGACTAG
- the ZNF131 gene encoding zinc finger protein 131 isoform X4 has translation MKTHSTESYKCDICNKRYLRESALKQHLTCYHLDEGGASKKQRPGKKIHICQYCDKQFDHFGHFKEHLRKHTGEKPFECPNCHERFARNSTLKCHLTACQSGAGAKKGRKKLYECQVCNSVFNSWDQFKDHLVIHTGDKPNHCTLCDLWFMQGSELRRHLKEMHNISERIVTEEVLPVEAVKAEPVTSMTIIEQVEQVHVLPVIQVQVDPAQVTVEQMHQDLIQDNQGKGTQLDELQEQVQISYLEVEHIQTEQGAEVHVEQLHVEHVNQIQMEEVQAELIDGTDLEQVEYETIDQGEAEEKKPNQVDDADKEDHEQAEDLKTQQLVGTQNEKMDD, from the exons ATGAAAACACACTCTACTGAGAGTTACAAGTGTGACATATGCAATAAAAGGTACCTACGAGAGAGTGCTTTGAAACAGCACCTCACCTGTTACCACCTTGATGAAGGTGGTGCCAGCAAGAAGCAAAGACCtggcaaaaaaatacatatatgccAGTACTGTGATAAGCAGTTTGACCATTTTGGGCATTTTAAAGAGCACCTCCGGAAGCACACAG GTGAAAAACCATTTGAATGTCCAAACTGCCATGAACGTTTTGCTAGGAATAGCACGCTCAAATGTCACCTGACAGCCTGTCAGTCTGGAGCTGGAgctaaaaagggaagaaagaagctgTACGAATGTCAG GTTTGTAACAGTGTGTTTAACAGCTGGGATCAATTCAAAGATCACTTGGTAATACACACCGGTGACAAACCCAACCACTGTACCTTATGTGATTTGTGGTTTATGCAAGGCAGTGAGCTGAGAAGGCATCTCAAAGAAATGCACAATATTTCAGAACGAATAGTGACAGAAGAGGTTCTTCCAGTGGAAGCTGTGAAAGCTGAACCAGTAACATCAATGACTATAATAGAACAAGTGGAGCAAGTCCACGTCCTACCAGTAATTCAGGTACAAGTGGATCCTGCACAGGTAACTGTGGAACAGATGCACCAGGATCTCATACAGGACAATCAGGGGAAAGGCACACAGCTAGATGAACTGCAAGAACAGGTGCAAATTAGTTACTTGGAAGTTGAACACATTCAAACTGAACAAGGTGCTGAAGTTCATGTGGAGCAGTTACATGTTGAGCATGTAAATCAAATACAGATGGAAGAAGTACAGGCAGAACTTATAGATGGAACAGACCTTGAACAAGTAGAATATGAAACTATTGAtcaaggagaagcagaagaaaagaaacctaaTCAAGTAGATGATGCAGATAAGGAAGATCATGAACAAGCTGAAGACTTAAAAACTCAACAGTTAGTGGGCACACAGAATGAAAAGATGGATGACTAG
- the ZNF131 gene encoding zinc finger protein 131 isoform X5, giving the protein MAVVWPALSLLPRVARAAVKPLGRARGGARSGRAKERGARCVKHKEFLLPSRRTESDNKMASLSVSRVNVGVEEECCCTDLKSFCLELICEMLPLKCLDSLPRFFCISSRLTFASCPQTQSSAKFLQTSPLTMEAEEMVECIQEFPEHYKVILDRLNEQREQDQFTDITLIVDGHHFKAHKAVLAACSQFFYKFFQDFTQEPLVEIEGVSNMAFRHLIEFTYTAKLMVQGEEEANDVWKAAEYLQMLEAIKALEIRNKENSSLLESSQAQGKNKPKKRKIAETSNVITETLPSAESDPVEIEVEIAEDTIEVEDDSIETLEEVASAEQSIKYIQTTGTSDESALALLADITSKYRQGERKCQIQEEGDSATDPSCKQVEGIEIVELQLSHVNNLFHCEKCNRSFKLFYHFKEHMKTHSTESYKCDICNKRYLRESALKQHLTCYHLDEGGASKKQRPGKKIHICQYCDKQFDHFGHFKEHLRKHTGEKPFECPNCHERFARNSTLKCHLTACQSGAGAKKGRKKLYECQVCNSVFNSWDQFKDHLVIHTGDKPNHCTLCDLWFMQGSELRRHLKEMHNISERIVTEEVLPVEAVKAEPVTSMTIIEQVEQVHVLPVIQVQVDPAQVTVEQMHQDLIQDNQGKGTQLDELQEQVQISYLEVEHIQTEQGAEVHVEQLHVEHVNQIQMEEVQAELIDGTDLEQVEYETIDQGEAEEKKPNQVDDADKEDHEQAEDLKTQQLVGTQNEKMDD; this is encoded by the exons ATGGCGGTGGTTTGGCCAGCGCTCAGCCTGCTCCCCCGGGTCGCCCGGGCTGCCGTGAAACCGCTCGGCCGCGCCCGCGGTGGTGCGCGATCCGGACGGGCAAAGGAAAGAGGCGCCCGGTGCGTCAAACACAAGGAATTCCTGCTGCCGTCCAGGAGAACTGAGAGTGACAATAAGATGGCTTCGCTGAG TGTGAGCCGTGTGAATGTGGGAGTTGAAGAGGAGTGCTGCTGCACAGATCTGAAGTCATTTTGCCTGGAGTTAATTTGCGAAATGCTTCCACTGAAGTGCTTGGACTCTCTCCCGAGGTTCTTTTGCATAAGTAGCAGGCTGACATTTGCCTCTTGTCCACAGACACAGAGTTCTGCTAAATTTCTTCAG ACTAGTCCTCTCACCATGGAAGCTGAAGAAATGGTAGAATGTATCCAGGAATTCCCTGAACACTATAAAGTTATTTTGGATAGACTGAATGAACAACGTGAGCAGGACCAGTTTACGGATATCACTCTGATTGTCGATG GTCACCATTTCAAAGCTCATAAGGCTGTTCTTGCTGCCTGTAGCCAGTTCTTCTACAAATTCTTCCAAGATTTCACTCAGGAGCCCTTGGTGGAGATAGAAG GTGTAAGTAACATGGCATTTCGTCATCTAATTGAGTTCACCTATACAGCAAAACTAATGGTCCAAGGTGAGGAAGAAGCAAATGATGTTTGGAAAGCAGCTGAGTATCTACAGATGTTAGAAGCGATCAAAGCACTTGAAATCAG GAATAAAGAAAATTCATCACTGTTAGAATCAAGTCAAGCACAaggtaaaaataaaccaaaaaagagGAAGATAGCTGAAACTTCTAATGTTATCACAGAAACACTGCCATCTGCAGAATCAGATCCTGTTGAAATTGAGGTTGAGATTGCTGAAGATACGATTGAAGTGGAAGATGACAGCATCGAAACACTGGAAGAAGTAGCTTCTGCAGAGCAATCCATAAAGTACATACAGACAACGGGTACATCAGATGAATCTGCTTTGGCTCTTTTGGCAGATATCACCAGCAAATATCGTCAGGGAGAGAGAAAATGCCAGATCCAAGAAGAAGGTGATAGTGCAACTGATCCTTCATGCAAACAGGTAGAAGGTATTGAAATTGTggaacttcagctgtcacacgtGAACAATCTATTCCACTGTGAGAAATGTAACCGttcatttaaattgttttacCATTTTAAGGAACACATGAAAACACACTCTACTGAGAGTTACAAGTGTGACATATGCAATAAAAGGTACCTACGAGAGAGTGCTTTGAAACAGCACCTCACCTGTTACCACCTTGATGAAGGTGGTGCCAGCAAGAAGCAAAGACCtggcaaaaaaatacatatatgccAGTACTGTGATAAGCAGTTTGACCATTTTGGGCATTTTAAAGAGCACCTCCGGAAGCACACAG GTGAAAAACCATTTGAATGTCCAAACTGCCATGAACGTTTTGCTAGGAATAGCACGCTCAAATGTCACCTGACAGCCTGTCAGTCTGGAGCTGGAgctaaaaagggaagaaagaagctgTACGAATGTCAG GTTTGTAACAGTGTGTTTAACAGCTGGGATCAATTCAAAGATCACTTGGTAATACACACCGGTGACAAACCCAACCACTGTACCTTATGTGATTTGTGGTTTATGCAAGGCAGTGAGCTGAGAAGGCATCTCAAAGAAATGCACAATATTTCAGAACGAATAGTGACAGAAGAGGTTCTTCCAGTGGAAGCTGTGAAAGCTGAACCAGTAACATCAATGACTATAATAGAACAAGTGGAGCAAGTCCACGTCCTACCAGTAATTCAGGTACAAGTGGATCCTGCACAGGTAACTGTGGAACAGATGCACCAGGATCTCATACAGGACAATCAGGGGAAAGGCACACAGCTAGATGAACTGCAAGAACAGGTGCAAATTAGTTACTTGGAAGTTGAACACATTCAAACTGAACAAGGTGCTGAAGTTCATGTGGAGCAGTTACATGTTGAGCATGTAAATCAAATACAGATGGAAGAAGTACAGGCAGAACTTATAGATGGAACAGACCTTGAACAAGTAGAATATGAAACTATTGAtcaaggagaagcagaagaaaagaaacctaaTCAAGTAGATGATGCAGATAAGGAAGATCATGAACAAGCTGAAGACTTAAAAACTCAACAGTTAGTGGGCACACAGAATGAAAAGATGGATGACTAG